GTGCGACGCGAAGAACGGCGTGACGACCAAGCGCCGCGAGAGTTCCAGCGAAGATCGCTTCATGGCGCAGTCCCTCCCGGTCGTGCAAAATATGCTATAAACCTAGGTTCGGGAAGGATCGCCTCCTATGAAACTCGTCGAGTTCCTGCTCACGTTCATGCAGTTCACGCTATCCATCGCCCTGGTGGTGGGAGTGCTCCTGCACTCGGCCAAGGGCGAGGGCATCGCCGGCATCGGCGGCCAGGCCCACGTCTTCGGCAGCCAGAAGGGCGTGGAGGCGGGCCTCAATCGCATCACGGCCATCATCGGCGTCCTGTGGTTCGTGGTGGCGTGCGCGCTGGCGCTCCTGCACCGCCCCGAAGTCATCTAGTCGCCCGCCGGCGGCCCTGTCGCCGTCCCGAAAGACGTACCCATGCAGCCCCAACTTCGCAAGCTCGCAATCCTCTCCCTGCTTCTGACCATCCCCGGCCTGGGGTGCGAGCCGTCCCGCGACAAGGCTGGAAGGACCGGTGGCGTCGCCACCGGAAGCAATCTGGTCGAGGTCGTGCCGCCCAAGGTGGAGGAGCCCTCGAAGGAGGCCGTGGACGCCGGGATCGGCCGCTCGGGCGGCACGCTGACGACGGCGATGATCTCGGATCCCAAGACCTTCAATTACTACCTGAGCCAGGAGACTTCGTCCTCCACGCCGTTGCTGTTCGTCTTCGAAGGCATGGCCGAGGTCAACGCGGTCACGGGGAAGGTGCAGCCGGCCCTGGCCGAGAAGTGGGACGTCTCCGGCGACCAGACCACCTACACGTTCACGCTGCGGCAGGGCCTCAAGTGGTCCGACGGGCAGCCGTTGACCGCCGACGACGTGGACTTCACGTTCAACCAGATCATCCTCAACCCCGACGTCCACAGCGACTGGCGCGACATCCTGCTGATCGACGGCCAACCGCCGACGGTCAAGAAACTCGACGACCTGCGCGTCCAGGTGACGACGCCCAAGCCCTTCGCGCCGTTCCTCCGGTCGTTCGGCGTCGCGCCCATCATGCCCCGGCACGCTCTGGTCGAGTCCATTTCGGGCAAGGATCCCAGGAGCGGCAAGCCCCTGTTCAACCAGACGTGGACCGTGGGCACCGACGTCAGCAAGATCCCCGGCAACGGGCCCTTCGTCTTTTCCGAGTTCCGGCCGGGCGAGCGCATCGTCTACAAGAAGAACCCCTTCTACTGGCGCGTGGACACGCAGGGCAACCGGTTGCCGTACCTGGACCGGATGGTCCTGATGATCGTCAAGGACCAGAACCAGGGCGTCCTCAAGTTCCAGAGCGAGGAAACCGACATCCTCTTCGCCGACGCCCCGCTGCGCGGGCAGGACTTCGCGGCCCTCAAACCCCGCGAGCAGGCGGGCAACTTCACCATCTACAAGGCCGGCCCCGATTTCGGCACCTTGTTCCTGATGTTCAACCAGACCACCGACGTGTCGCCGGACGGCAAGCCCTACGTCGAGCCAAGGCGGCTCAAATGGTTCAGGGATCGGGAGTTCCGGCGGGGGATCGCTCACGCGATCGACAAGGACAGCATCATCAAGAACGTCTACCAGGGCATCGCGATCCCGCAGATCGCCGCCGAGAGCCAGACCAGCCCGTTCTACAACGACAAGGTCCCGACCTACGACTACAACCTGGCCAAGGCCCAGGAGATCCTGGCCGCGGCGGGCTACAAGAAGACCGGCGACGTGCTGCGCGACAAGGCCGGCAATCCGGTGTCCTTCACGCTCTACACCAACAGCGAGAACAACGAGCGCAAGGCGATCGCGCAGCTCATCAAGACCGACCTCAAGAAACTCGGCATCGACGTGAAATTCCAGGCCATCCAGTTCAACGTGCTGGTGCAGAAGACCTCGACCTCGCTGGACTGGGAAGCCGTGCTGATGGGCCTCACCGGCAACCTGGAGCCGGCCATGGGCAAGGCGGTGTGGTGGTCGGAAGGCCGGATGCACATGTTCAACCAGAAGCTCCCCGCCTCGAAGAAGTGGACGGCCCAACCGTGGGAGAAGGACATCGACAAGCTCTTCGACGAGGCCAACACCACCCTCGACGATCCCAAGCGCAAGGAACTCTACGACCGGTACCAGGTCGTCGCCGCCGAGCAACTCCCCTACATCTACATCGTCAACCGGATCCAGCTCTATCCGGTGCGCAACGTCTTCCGCAACCTGCACGTGACGCCCATCGGCGGCCCCGTGTGGAACATCTGGCTCCTCGCCCGCTCAGACCTCAAATAAGCATGTCCTGGAAGCCCCTCCAGCTCGGCCAGCCGCGAGGCGCGCAAGCGAGGCCGGCCGCAGCGTACTGGAGGTACGTGAGGATCGGCCTCGCGCAGCGCAACGAAGCGGCTGGCCGAGATCGAGGGGCGTCTTGATGCTTCGCTATATCGTGAAGCGTCTGTTGCAGATGCTCCCGAAGCTTATCCTCATTTCGGTGATCACCTTCGGCATCAGCAAGCTGGCGCCCGGCGACTACGTCACGATGAAGCTCCAGAACAACCCGACGGTGTCGCGGGAAGCCATCGAGCGCGAAAAGGCGCGGCTGGGGCTGGATCAGCCGGTTCCGGTGCAGTACCTCAAGTGGGCCAAGAACTTCGTCACGGGCGACCTGGGCGAGTCCTACGACTACCGCGAAAAGGTGAGCACGCTCATCTGGCAGCGCGTGCCGGCCACGCTGCTGCTCGGCGTCGCGGTCTTCCTGTTCGTGTGGCTCATCGCGCTGCCGCTCGGGATCTTCGCGGCGGTGCGGCAGTACTCGGCCGTGGACAAGGTCACCAGTTCGGTCACCTTCTTCTTCCTGGGCGTGCCGGACTTCTTCCTAGCGATGCTGCTGCTGCTGGGCGCGGCCATGCTCAACCAGCACTTCCACGGCCACATCCTGCCGATCGGCGGCATCACCAGTACGAATTTCACCGACCTGTCGCCCCTGGGCAAGCTCCTCGACTACGCCTGGCACCTGATCATCCCCGTCGTCGCCATCGGCATCGGCAGCATCGCCATCCTGCAGCGCCGCATGCGCGGCAACCTCCTGGACGTGCTCGGCGAGGAGTACGTGCGGACGGCGCGCGCCAAGGGCCTGCCCGAGAACAAGGTGATCTACAAGCACGCCGTGCGCAACGCCCTGAACCCGATGATCACGCTGCTGGGCTTCGAGTTCGCCGCCCTCCTCTCGGGCGTGGCGATCATCGAGAACATCGTCGCGTGGCCCGGCCTCGGGCAACTCATGCTCGACGCGATCCTCAAGCAGGACGTCAACCTCGCGATGGCGGGGGTCATGACCGGCACGATCATGCTGCTCGTGGGCAACCTGCTGGCCGATGTCCTGCTGGTCGTGTCCGACCCGCGCATCAAGCTGGAGGCCTAGGGTGAGCGGCACCGTCACGGAAGGGCGGATCGCGCGACGCCCGGAGGAGGAGCTGCCGCCGCCGGTGTCGGCGTCGCGCCGGGTCTGGCGGCGCCTGGTGAAGCACCGCATGGCATTCGCCGCCATGTGGGTCCTGCTGCTCATCTATGCCATGACGGCCTTCGCCGAGTTCATCGCCCCATACGGCCTGGCTTCCGAGGATCGCAACCGCGCCTACCAGCCACCCGCCGTCGTCCACGTCCGCGACCATGACGGCGCGTGGCGCATGCCCTTCGTTTACGACTGGATCAAGGAGAGCGACACCACGAGCCTGTTCTCGGCCGGCAGCTCGACCGACACGAGTTTCGGGCGCTGGCTGGAAGACAAGCGCACGCGCCATCCGATCAAGGTGCTGGTCAAGGGGGAGCCCTACAAGCTGCTGGGGCTCTTCGAGAGCGACGTCCACCTGTTCGGCGTGGACACGGGCACGCGGTTCTACCTGCTGGGCGGGGATGCGGCGGGCAGGGATCTCCTCTCGCGCCTGTTCTTCGGGTCGCGCGTCTCGCTCACGGTCGGCATCGTGGCCTTGGTCTTCGTGATCCCGCTCGGCACGTTGGTCGGCGGGGCCGCGGGCTACTTCGGGGGCAAGGTCGATACGGCGCTGATGTGGCTCGTCGAGACGATCATGGCGTTCCCGACCTTCTACCTGCTCATCACGCTCTCCGGGGTGACGGCGAAATGGGAGATCTCGCCCACCCAGCGCTACTACCTCATCACGCTGATCCTGGCGCTCTTTGGCTGGGCGGGGCTCTCGCGCGTCATCCGCGGCATGGTCCTGTCGATAAAGGAGCAGGAGTACGTTCAGGCGGCGCGGGCCGCGGGCGCGTCCGACTTCTGGATCATCACGCGCCACCTCATCCCGCAGACGGCGACCTGGGTGATCGTCTCCGCCACCATCTCCATTCCAGGCTACATCTACGCCGAGAGCTTCCTGTCGCTGCTGGGCCTGGGCGTGCAGCCGCCGGACGCGTCGTGGGGCAACATGCTGGAGCCCGCGCTCAACGTCTCCGACCTCCTGCTGCACCCGTGGGTGCTGGCGCCCGGCGTGGCCATCGTGATCACCACGGTGGCCTGGAACTTCTTCGGCGACGGCCTGCGCGACGCCTTCGACGCCAGGCGCAAGGTATAGCTTTCGCGGAACCATTCGGTCACCCTGACCGTGGCGCCACGGCCGCGGGGACCGCACGCTCATGAGCGCGATGCGCGCGACTGTCGTGGGGCTCGCCTGGCTGGCAACCGCCGGCTGCGGCGCGCCGGGCGCCGCGCAGAGCCAGCGCGAGCCGTTCCGCACCGAACCACCGGCACTGCTGGGCGCGCCGCGGGCCAGCCTGACGGGCACCGTGTTCGTCGCGCGGGCGCCGGTGCTGGATCAGGCCACGAAGCAGCCCGCCGGCTACCAGGTGCTGCCGGACGCCGGCGGCCAAGTCGCGGCATGGCCGGTCGCATGCCGCGAGCCCTGCGCGGAGCGAAGCGACGCGCCGGTGATCGGTGGGCGGTACCGCCTGTTGGATCTGCCGCTGGGCACGCCCCTGGTGGTCGCGGCCACCGCGCCGGGCGCGACGCCCAGGCGCATCGTGACCACGCTGCGGGCCGACGCCATCCTCGATTTCAAGGCCGATCCCGAGCGCGCCACCGGAGCCTACCTCGTTGACGCGCCGGAAGCGGTCGCGGTCGAACCCGTGCCCGAGCAGGATCTGGTATCCGCCGGCGTCTCCCGCTTCCGGGTTCGCTTCTCGGAGCCGATCGACCCGGCCAGCCTGGCTGCCGACGCCCTGA
This genomic stretch from Candidatus Tanganyikabacteria bacterium harbors:
- a CDS encoding ABC transporter substrate-binding protein codes for the protein MQPQLRKLAILSLLLTIPGLGCEPSRDKAGRTGGVATGSNLVEVVPPKVEEPSKEAVDAGIGRSGGTLTTAMISDPKTFNYYLSQETSSSTPLLFVFEGMAEVNAVTGKVQPALAEKWDVSGDQTTYTFTLRQGLKWSDGQPLTADDVDFTFNQIILNPDVHSDWRDILLIDGQPPTVKKLDDLRVQVTTPKPFAPFLRSFGVAPIMPRHALVESISGKDPRSGKPLFNQTWTVGTDVSKIPGNGPFVFSEFRPGERIVYKKNPFYWRVDTQGNRLPYLDRMVLMIVKDQNQGVLKFQSEETDILFADAPLRGQDFAALKPREQAGNFTIYKAGPDFGTLFLMFNQTTDVSPDGKPYVEPRRLKWFRDREFRRGIAHAIDKDSIIKNVYQGIAIPQIAAESQTSPFYNDKVPTYDYNLAKAQEILAAAGYKKTGDVLRDKAGNPVSFTLYTNSENNERKAIAQLIKTDLKKLGIDVKFQAIQFNVLVQKTSTSLDWEAVLMGLTGNLEPAMGKAVWWSEGRMHMFNQKLPASKKWTAQPWEKDIDKLFDEANTTLDDPKRKELYDRYQVVAAEQLPYIYIVNRIQLYPVRNVFRNLHVTPIGGPVWNIWLLARSDLK
- a CDS encoding ABC transporter permease; amino-acid sequence: MSGTVTEGRIARRPEEELPPPVSASRRVWRRLVKHRMAFAAMWVLLLIYAMTAFAEFIAPYGLASEDRNRAYQPPAVVHVRDHDGAWRMPFVYDWIKESDTTSLFSAGSSTDTSFGRWLEDKRTRHPIKVLVKGEPYKLLGLFESDVHLFGVDTGTRFYLLGGDAAGRDLLSRLFFGSRVSLTVGIVALVFVIPLGTLVGGAAGYFGGKVDTALMWLVETIMAFPTFYLLITLSGVTAKWEISPTQRYYLITLILALFGWAGLSRVIRGMVLSIKEQEYVQAARAAGASDFWIITRHLIPQTATWVIVSATISIPGYIYAESFLSLLGLGVQPPDASWGNMLEPALNVSDLLLHPWVLAPGVAIVITTVAWNFFGDGLRDAFDARRKV
- a CDS encoding ABC transporter permease, which encodes MLRYIVKRLLQMLPKLILISVITFGISKLAPGDYVTMKLQNNPTVSREAIEREKARLGLDQPVPVQYLKWAKNFVTGDLGESYDYREKVSTLIWQRVPATLLLGVAVFLFVWLIALPLGIFAAVRQYSAVDKVTSSVTFFFLGVPDFFLAMLLLLGAAMLNQHFHGHILPIGGITSTNFTDLSPLGKLLDYAWHLIIPVVAIGIGSIAILQRRMRGNLLDVLGEEYVRTARAKGLPENKVIYKHAVRNALNPMITLLGFEFAALLSGVAIIENIVAWPGLGQLMLDAILKQDVNLAMAGVMTGTIMLLVGNLLADVLLVVSDPRIKLEA
- the secG gene encoding preprotein translocase subunit SecG; its protein translation is MQFTLSIALVVGVLLHSAKGEGIAGIGGQAHVFGSQKGVEAGLNRITAIIGVLWFVVACALALLHRPEVI